One Drosophila willistoni isolate 14030-0811.24 chromosome 2R unlocalized genomic scaffold, UCI_dwil_1.1 Seg167, whole genome shotgun sequence DNA segment encodes these proteins:
- the LOC6642188 gene encoding mantle protein, with product MALVTLIGQICLAALLVASAYASKSATEEKVPLEKKLDKRGLLDLGYGYGHAGLDVGYLGHGSVAGHGYGLTGHSAPAAIAVGHSGPGIAYGHSAPAVAVHAHAAPAPYIISKQADVHKTITITKGIPVPVHVDRPYPVVHEKRVPVEVKVPVPQPYEVIRKVPVAVKEYVKVPVHVPQPYEVIRHEKVPIHVPVDRPYPVEVPKPYPVAVEKPYPVYVEKVQKVAVPVQVDRPYPVYVKVPVVSHSVVKHAPAVAVASYPAVHSSIPISSYGHDATVYADHGGYHK from the coding sequence ATCTGCCTAGCTGCCCTGCTGGTGGCCTCCGCCTATGCCAGCAAATCGGCCACCGAAGAGAAGGTCCCCCTGGAGAAGAAACTGGACAAGCGTGGTCTGCTTGATCTGGGCTATGGCTACGGCCATGCTGGTCTTGATGTTGGCTATTTGGGACATGGTTCTGTGGCCGGTCATGGTTATGGACTGACTGGACATTCTGCTCCCGCTGCCATTGCTGTGGGCCACAGCGGTCCAGGTATTGCCTATGGACACTCTGCCCCAGCTGTTGCTGTCCATGCCCatgctgctcctgctccatACATCATTAGCAAGCAAGCTGATGTGCACAAgaccatcaccatcaccaaGGGAATCCCTGTGCCCGTCCACGTAGATCGCCCCTACCCAGTCGTCCACGAGAAACGCGTTCCTGTGGAAGTCAAGGTGCCCGTGCCACAGCCCTACGAAGTCATCCGCAAGGTCCCCGTAGCTGTTAAGGAATACGTCAAGGTTCCTGTCCATGTTCCACAGCCCTACGAGGTTATCCGTCACGAAAAGGTCCCCATCCACGTGCCCGTAGATCGTCCATACCCCGTTGAGGTGCCCAAGCCTTACCCAGTTGCTGTCGAGAAGCCCTATCCCGTCTATGTTGAGAAGGTACAAAAAGTGGCCGTCCCCGTCCAGGTAGACCGCCCCTACCCAGTTTACGTCAAGGTCCCAGTGGTGTCCCACTCCGTGGTGAAGCATGCTCCAGCTGTCGCTGTCGCAAGCTACCCAGCCGTCCACAGCAGCATTCCCATCAGCAGTTACGGACATGATGCCACCGTCTATGCCGATCATGGTGGCTAccacaaataa
- the LOC6642189 gene encoding MAGE-like protein 2, which translates to MKSMLIFGLLAMCVLVASASEEAAPKKAAEPVAEASATAEKKQEKRGIGHGLGYGYGPSAGGAILGSGIGVGIGHAVAAPAVAHLPTQVHTNTVIKTVQVPYQVERHVPYPVEKTVTYPVKVPVPQPYPVEKIVHVPVKEIIKVPVEIPQPYPVEKIVKVPVKIPVDRPYPVHVEKPYPVPVVKPVPYTVEKRVIHKVPVQVDHPVPYKVAVPVPVHVESHVKPAVAVTHTVAAAPAIYSHGISGHGISGHGIDISGHGISGHGISYGPAISSYGVSGHGGYLHKK; encoded by the exons ATGAAATCCATG CTCATTTTCGGTCTTTTGGCCATGTGCGTGCTGGTGGCCAGTGCCAGTGAAGAGGCCGCACCTAAGAAGGCAGCCGAGCCCGTGGCAGAAGCCAGCGCAACAGCAGAGAAGAAGCAAGAGAAACGCGGCATTGGTCATGGTCTGGGTTATGGCTATGGTCCATCGGCTGGTGGTGCCATTTTGGGATCAGGAATCGGTGTTGGCATTGGTCACGCTGTGGCTGCTCCCGCTGTCGCTCATCTGCCCACTCAAGTGCACACCAACACTGTGATCAAGACCGTCCAGGTGCCCTACCAGGTTGAGCGTCATGTGCCTTATCCAGTTGAGAAAACCGTTACATACCCCGTTAAAGTGCCCGTGCCCCAGCCCTACCCAGTCGAGAAAATCGTCCATGTGCCCGTGAAGGAAATCATCAAGGTCCCTGTGGAGATTCCTCAGCCTTACCCCGTCgagaaaattgttaaagtGCCCGTCAAGATCCCAGTCGATCGTCCATACCCTGTCCATGTAGAGAAGCCATACCCAGTTCCAGTGGTGAAACCCGTCCCTTACACCGTTGAGAAACGCGTCATCCACAAGGTGCCCGTCCAGGTGGATCATCCCGTGCCATACAAAGTCGCCGTTCCCGTGCCAGTTCATGTTGAGAGCCACGTGAAACCCGCTGTGGCTGTTACCCACACCGTGGCCGCTGCTCCTGCTATTTATAGCCACGGAATCTCTGGACATGGCATCTCCGGACACGGAATTGATATTTCTGGACATGGCATCTCCGGACACGGTATCTCATATGGTCCAGCCATCTCTTCTTACGGTGTTTCTGGCCATGGTGGCTACCTCCACAAAAAGTag